The following proteins are co-located in the Ktedonobacteraceae bacterium genome:
- a CDS encoding MFS transporter, which translates to MRISVRNPGAFFSGHTFASLRRHHNYRLYFSGQFLSQIGTWLQSAAMAWLVLELTHSAFAVGMLAFWQFGPYVILGLFGGAISDRLDHRTTLIATQVALALCSGTMAGLTLLHVVTVWEAYAIAALRGLVLIINNPSRQAFIFQMVGREELPNAIALNSSVANATRIIGPGLGGLLIAAFGVGICFSIDAISYVAVIIALLMMNVNELLPIERHGRPTILRGIGEGLDYARRTTTVWLALTIFLFICTASINFNVLLPLVASNTLRSGAEIYGLLTACFGAGALIGALISASLGRANWRILLMSAGGFGIGELLLAPQNTVVGAVLLLIATGICYTLYTSNTNAIVQLATPGYLQGRVAGLYSYIFSGTSSFGALLAGGLADLGGTQLAFVVAGGTALVFATFGLAFRWREFHKGTVNGA; encoded by the coding sequence ATGAGAATATCTGTACGTAATCCTGGAGCATTTTTTAGCGGGCATACTTTCGCCAGCCTGCGCCGGCATCATAACTATCGGCTCTATTTTTCGGGCCAGTTTCTCTCTCAGATCGGCACCTGGCTGCAGAGCGCAGCCATGGCCTGGCTTGTTCTCGAACTGACCCACTCGGCATTCGCAGTCGGTATGCTGGCTTTCTGGCAATTCGGCCCATATGTAATACTCGGCCTGTTCGGGGGAGCGATCAGCGACCGGCTCGATCATCGGACAACGCTGATTGCGACCCAGGTGGCCCTGGCATTATGCAGCGGTACAATGGCCGGACTGACGCTTTTGCATGTCGTCACTGTGTGGGAAGCCTACGCAATCGCGGCCCTGCGCGGACTCGTATTAATCATCAATAATCCCAGCCGGCAGGCATTCATCTTCCAGATGGTTGGACGCGAAGAATTACCAAACGCCATCGCGCTGAATTCCAGTGTAGCCAACGCGACTCGCATCATCGGCCCCGGACTCGGCGGCCTGCTCATAGCTGCTTTTGGAGTCGGCATCTGTTTTAGCATTGACGCAATCAGCTATGTGGCTGTAATCATCGCCCTGCTGATGATGAACGTCAACGAGCTGCTGCCGATTGAGCGGCATGGCAGGCCTACGATTCTGCGCGGAATTGGCGAGGGTCTTGACTATGCGCGCCGCACGACGACCGTCTGGCTGGCATTAACGATCTTCCTCTTCATCTGTACGGCAAGTATCAACTTCAACGTGCTGCTGCCACTCGTCGCCAGCAATACGCTGCGTTCAGGCGCCGAGATCTATGGCCTGCTGACGGCATGTTTTGGAGCCGGTGCGTTAATAGGCGCCTTGATTTCCGCCTCATTGGGCCGCGCAAACTGGCGTATCTTGCTAATGAGCGCAGGAGGGTTCGGCATAGGTGAACTGTTGCTCGCGCCACAGAATACCGTCGTTGGCGCAGTACTCCTACTGATTGCCACCGGCATTTGCTATACCCTCTACACCTCCAACACGAATGCCATCGTCCAACTTGCCACGCCTGGCTACCTGCAAGGGCGTGTGGCCGGGCTTTACAGCTACATATTCTCTGGCACCAGCTCTTTCGGTGCGCTGCTGGCAGGTGGACTGGCCGACCTGGGCGGTACGCAACTCGCTTTCGTAGTGGCAGGTGGTACCGCGCTCGTCTTCGCCACCTTTGGACTGGCCTTCCGCTGGCGCGAGTTTCATAAAGGGACCGTTAATGGAGCTTGA
- a CDS encoding cellulase family glycosylhydrolase, which produces MISIKGSHFQDEAGRTLLLRGINLGGSSKVPFKPDGATHIRDGFFEHRDISFVGRPFPLEEADEHFSRLKEWGFNFLRFLITWEAIEHAGPGIYDEDYLDYIYAILQKAGEYGFHVCIDPHQDVWSRFSGGDGAPGWTFEAVGLDITKFQETGAAILHQLWDGPFPRMIWPTNGAKLAAATMCTLFFGGNDFAPLVHVDGEPVQEYLQRHYIEAIKQVARRVRELPNVIGYDTMNEPLSGYIGCKDANTYNGLVKMGKCPTVFQTMLLGDGYPEEIEVWEQRVSGPRLVGHHTVNAKMIRAWRDGIECIWKRHGVWDVTPDGTPRLLRLDYFAVINGREVDFSEDYYRPFANRFAREMRSVHPGALIFLECEINHKPPHWRAEDAPEIVYAPHWYDAFVLFMKQYSPWVGFNIFTGKLVFGPGRIRRSFAAQLATFRQQAAAFLGGAPVLIGEIGIPFDLDKKKAYRSGDFSKQIRAMNRNMRALEDALMSCTLWNYTADNTNAYGDQWNDEDLSIFSRDQQLHPADIHSGGRALQAVVRPYARAVAGEPLRMGFDMRRKIFEFEFRHDASISAPTVLFVPNYQYPRGYTVEVSDGSYEIDRERQVVEYRHTEAREIHKIRVIKLH; this is translated from the coding sequence ATGATCTCCATCAAAGGCTCTCATTTTCAGGATGAGGCGGGACGAACGCTGCTGTTGCGGGGGATCAATCTGGGTGGGAGTTCTAAGGTGCCGTTCAAACCGGATGGCGCTACGCATATTCGCGATGGCTTCTTTGAACACCGCGATATATCGTTTGTTGGACGCCCTTTTCCGCTTGAGGAGGCCGATGAACACTTCTCGCGTTTGAAGGAATGGGGCTTCAACTTCCTGCGCTTCCTGATAACCTGGGAGGCGATAGAGCACGCGGGGCCGGGAATATATGACGAAGATTACCTGGACTATATTTACGCGATTCTCCAAAAGGCCGGAGAGTATGGTTTTCACGTGTGTATCGATCCGCACCAGGATGTCTGGAGCCGCTTTTCAGGGGGCGATGGAGCGCCCGGCTGGACATTCGAGGCCGTGGGATTGGATATTACAAAGTTCCAGGAGACGGGCGCTGCCATTCTTCACCAGCTTTGGGATGGCCCTTTTCCGCGTATGATCTGGCCTACGAATGGGGCGAAACTGGCGGCTGCGACAATGTGTACGCTCTTTTTCGGCGGCAATGATTTCGCTCCGCTGGTACATGTGGATGGCGAGCCGGTACAGGAGTACCTGCAGCGGCATTATATCGAGGCGATAAAGCAGGTAGCGCGGCGGGTGCGTGAATTGCCGAACGTGATTGGCTACGATACGATGAACGAGCCGCTGAGTGGCTATATTGGTTGCAAGGATGCCAACACGTATAACGGGCTGGTCAAAATGGGCAAGTGTCCAACCGTGTTTCAGACGATGCTGCTCGGCGATGGATATCCAGAGGAGATCGAGGTGTGGGAACAGCGTGTGAGCGGCCCCAGACTTGTTGGTCATCACACGGTCAATGCCAAGATGATACGTGCCTGGCGCGATGGGATAGAGTGCATCTGGAAGCGGCATGGGGTGTGGGATGTGACGCCAGACGGAACACCGCGCCTGCTGCGCCTCGATTATTTTGCTGTGATAAATGGACGAGAGGTGGATTTCAGTGAGGATTATTACCGGCCATTTGCCAATCGTTTCGCGCGCGAAATGCGCTCAGTCCACCCGGGAGCGCTGATCTTTCTGGAATGTGAGATCAACCATAAACCGCCCCATTGGAGGGCAGAGGATGCGCCGGAGATCGTTTACGCCCCGCACTGGTACGATGCATTCGTGCTGTTCATGAAGCAGTACTCGCCATGGGTCGGCTTCAATATATTTACCGGGAAGCTGGTGTTCGGGCCGGGCCGCATTCGCAGGTCATTTGCCGCTCAATTGGCGACGTTCAGGCAGCAGGCGGCAGCATTTCTGGGTGGCGCGCCCGTGCTTATTGGCGAGATTGGTATACCGTTCGACCTGGATAAGAAGAAGGCGTATCGCAGCGGTGATTTTAGCAAGCAGATACGGGCGATGAATCGAAACATGCGCGCGTTAGAGGACGCGCTGATGAGCTGCACGCTGTGGAACTATACGGCAGACAATACGAATGCGTATGGCGATCAATGGAATGACGAGGACCTGTCGATTTTCAGCCGCGATCAGCAACTGCATCCAGCGGATATTCATTCTGGTGGACGGGCGCTACAGGCGGTGGTACGGCCATACGCGCGGGCAGTGGCGGGCGAGCCGCTGCGGATGGGGTTTGATATGCGGCGCAAGATCTTCGAGTTCGAGTTCCGCCATGATGCCTCGATTAGCGCGCCGACGGTGTTGTTTGTGCCCAATTACCAGTATCCGCGTGGATACACAGTCGAGGTCTCGGACGGCAGCTACGAGATAGACCGCGAGCGGCAGGTGGTCGAATACCGGCACACGGAGGCGAGAGAGATACATAAGATTCGGGTGATCAAGCTCCATTAA
- a CDS encoding carotenoid biosynthesis protein, translating into MRIVKVLFTCHLAALICGLGVLLIIAPHPQVWDTNPVGVAIFEFVLRSAGTLQIIFGAATMFFFGLLGVGPRKTLIFFAASVLVTMGIELLNMRIGFPSGISSATPLADIKVAGLVSYSILLTWFYMGFTSYLLASKLAAKLELHRQTLWSLILGTYFLMTWDLALSAALASQRISTQIWHWQEYGSYFGLPMSSLAGWTLDILILLTVCRLLWRSNLDTRQVTTWVPFGVYTVNTGFAMILSLGSGLWFTPFLLIVFVLFPESLVLVPGNDEIRTSQDGRGRAALSQSVWLVMRGMSLVIGWRTMVIQVEGVEHVPQSGPVLVAARHFHYFYDGFILVRAIPRRLHTIVALDWVTSRKLRLVIELACLLADWPVVLRSEQFHEHEPDKQWAYTPIETRQYLRQLTRAAVRLFRSGEMMVIFPEGYPNIDPHPTPKPDLEAFMPFKPGFARLVELAEKDRKTRVAIVPAGLSYTRGQDKRWHTTVRFGEPRYRSDFDDIEQLVSAIEQDVRTLSYTTPTALSG; encoded by the coding sequence ATGAGAATAGTCAAAGTACTCTTCACCTGCCATCTCGCGGCCCTGATTTGTGGATTGGGGGTCTTGTTGATCATTGCGCCACATCCGCAAGTATGGGATACAAATCCTGTTGGGGTGGCTATTTTTGAGTTTGTGCTGCGCAGCGCCGGGACGCTGCAAATCATCTTTGGCGCGGCGACGATGTTTTTCTTCGGGCTACTGGGCGTCGGCCCGCGCAAGACGCTGATCTTTTTTGCCGCTTCGGTACTTGTCACGATGGGCATTGAATTGCTCAATATGAGGATCGGTTTCCCATCGGGCATTTCTTCTGCCACGCCGCTTGCCGATATTAAAGTGGCCGGACTCGTTTCCTATTCCATCCTGCTAACCTGGTTTTATATGGGCTTCACATCCTACTTGCTGGCGAGCAAACTGGCGGCGAAACTTGAATTGCATCGCCAGACGTTGTGGTCGCTGATCCTGGGTACTTATTTCTTGATGACCTGGGACCTGGCGCTCAGCGCTGCGCTGGCAAGCCAGCGCATTTCTACACAAATATGGCACTGGCAGGAATACGGTTCTTACTTTGGTCTGCCGATGAGCAGTCTTGCCGGTTGGACGCTTGATATTCTGATCCTGCTCACCGTATGCAGATTGCTGTGGCGCTCCAATCTTGATACGAGGCAAGTGACGACCTGGGTTCCGTTTGGGGTCTATACGGTGAATACGGGCTTCGCGATGATTTTGAGCCTCGGCAGCGGCCTGTGGTTCACTCCGTTTTTATTGATCGTGTTCGTGTTGTTTCCTGAATCGTTAGTGCTTGTTCCCGGCAATGATGAAATACGGACTTCGCAGGATGGCCGGGGGCGCGCGGCTCTGAGCCAATCTGTGTGGCTAGTGATGCGAGGTATGAGCCTGGTAATCGGCTGGCGAACAATGGTGATCCAGGTCGAGGGAGTTGAACATGTTCCACAGTCGGGGCCGGTGTTGGTTGCCGCGCGCCACTTCCACTACTTCTATGATGGGTTTATCCTGGTGCGGGCCATTCCCCGGCGCTTGCATACGATTGTGGCGCTGGACTGGGTGACATCGCGAAAGTTGCGCCTGGTCATAGAGCTGGCCTGTTTGCTGGCCGATTGGCCGGTGGTGCTGCGCAGCGAGCAGTTTCACGAACACGAGCCGGATAAGCAGTGGGCCTATACGCCCATTGAGACCCGGCAATATCTGCGGCAATTGACGCGGGCGGCGGTGCGGCTGTTCCGGTCAGGGGAGATGATGGTCATTTTTCCAGAGGGCTATCCCAACATTGATCCGCATCCGACGCCGAAGCCGGACCTTGAGGCTTTTATGCCCTTCAAACCCGGCTTCGCCAGGCTGGTAGAGCTGGCAGAAAAGGATAGAAAAACGCGGGTGGCGATTGTTCCGGCAGGTCTGAGTTACACACGCGGGCAAGATAAGCGTTGGCACACTACGGTGCGCTTTGGCGAGCCACGTTATCGTAGTGATTTTGACGATATCGAACAACTGGTGAGCGCTATTGAGCAAGATGTGCGTACACTCTCGTACACGACGCCAACCGCCCTTTCAGGGTAA